In Manis pentadactyla isolate mManPen7 chromosome 11, mManPen7.hap1, whole genome shotgun sequence, one DNA window encodes the following:
- the LOC118921343 gene encoding C2 calcium-dependent domain-containing protein 4A-like, giving the protein MRLLVKLRASAAGSAAPEPAFSNVLTPARIPAFCIPPRLPAPCAPESPPPAAALPRRCAAEPDLWPRGANDSAGRTDWDPRSQAALSLQHLPRARTAYGFCALLESPHTRRRESLFLGDARGAALLEPSAARPALRPRAHTYGGGGGARGDAPRAPPAGVPSAPGGARQPRDSRVPPPRGRRLLRAPDGLLRRALRARGSRGLAPVRSVSRGDEDQERGAGSRTPARGPSASPPPPPGPQPERLEAEGTVALGRAGGALRLAAEYSRANGRLRIRLLRAEGQAGGTAEPRAVGCRLSFVLQPPGKTRQQRGAVVRRSRVAAFDQDLCLDGLSEDEVRRLAVRVKAENQGRGLERGRLRGQGELLLGPLLPL; this is encoded by the coding sequence ATGCGGCTCCTCGTGAAGCTCCGCGCCTCGGCCGCGGGCAGCGCTGCCCCGGAGCCTGCCTTCTCCAATGTGCTCACCCCGGCCCGCATCCCCGCGTTCTGCATCCCGCCGCGGCTGCCCGCGCCCTGCGCGCCGGAGTCCCCGCCCCCGGCCGCCGCTCTGCCCCGGCGGTGCGCGGCCGAGCCGGACCTGTGGCCCCGCGGGGCCAACGACAGCGCCGGGCGCACCGACTGGGACCCGCGCTCTCAGGCGGCGCTCTCGCTGCAGCACCTGCCCCGCGCGCGCACCGCCTACGGCTTCTGCGCGCTGCTCGAGAGCCCGCACACCCGCCGCAGGGAGTCGCTCTTCCTCGGGGACGCCCGCGGCGCCGCGCTCCTGGAGCCGTCCGCCGCCCGGCCCGCGCTCCGACCCCGAGCCCACACctatggcggcggcggcggcgcgaggGGAGACGCCCCGCGTGCGCCCCCTGCCGGGGTTCCCTCCGCTCCCGGCGGGGCCCGTCAGCCCCGGGACTCGCGCGTCCCGCCGCCCCGCGGCCGCCGGCTCCTGCGCGCCCCTGACGGGCTGCTGCGGCGCGCGCTGCGGGCCCGCGGGAGCCGCGGCCTGGCCCCCGTCCGCTCAGTCTCCCGCGGGGACGAGGACCAGGAGCGCGGCGCCGGATCGAGGACCCCGGCCCGCGGCCCCTCCGCGTCTCCGCCGCCGCCCCCCGGCCCGCAGCCCGAGCGCCTGGAGGCCGAGGGCACCGTGGCTCTGGGGCGCGCCGGCGGCGCCCTGCGCCTGGCCGCCGAGTACAGTCGAGCCAACGGGCGCCTCCGCATCCGGCTGCTCCGCGCCGAGGGACAGGCGGGGGGAACCGCCGAGCCCCGCGCCGTCGGCTGCCGCCTGAGCTTCGTCCTGCAGCCGCCGGGCAAGACGCGCCAGCAGCGCGGCGCCGTGGTCCGGCGGAGCCGCGTGGCCGCCTTCGACCAGGACTTATGCCTGGACGGGCTGTCGGAGGACGAGGTGCGCCGCCTGGCCGTGCGCGTCAAGGCGGAGAACCAGGGCCGCGGCCTGGAGCGGGGCCGCCTGCGGGGCCAGGGCGAGCTGCTGCTGGGCCCGCTGCTGCCGCTCTGa